The following coding sequences lie in one Eremothecium sinecaudum strain ATCC 58844 chromosome IV, complete sequence genomic window:
- the TRM112 gene encoding RNA methylation protein TRM112 (Syntenic homolog of Ashbya gossypii ADR166W; Syntenic homolog of Saccharomyces cerevisiae YNR046W (TRM112)): MKFLTTNFLKCAVPACDSSNDNFPLHYIGEKCQLQQDESLEFNAQFLLRILDRVDWNAVVAVAHDLGNSSLPAAKPELPREPEQLSEEQMVILRDLHTLFVQTSIAEGEMQCRNCGQIYYIKNSIPNLLLPPHLA, from the coding sequence ATGAAGTTCCTCACCACCAACTTCCTCAAGTGCGCCGTCCCGGCGTGTGACTCCAGTAATGACAACTTTCCACTCCACTACATTGGCGAAAAGTGCCAGCTACAACAAGACGAATCGCTGGAATTCAATGCACAGTTCCTGCTCCGTATCCTAGACCGCGTCGATTGGAACGCCGTTGTGGCGGTAGCTCATGACCTAGGTAATTCTTCTCTACCAGCTGCGAAACCAGAATTACCTAGGGAGCCCGAACAGCTGTCCGAAGAACAAATGGTGATTCTGCGTGACCTCCACACTTTATTTGTTCAAACCAGCATTGCCGAAGGTGAGATGCAGTGTAGAAACTGCGGACAAATTTATTATATAAAGAACAGCATTCCAAATCTCTTGTTGCCTCCACATCTAGCCTGA
- the FPK1 gene encoding serine/threonine protein kinase FPK1 (Syntenic homolog of Ashbya gossypii ADR167W; Syntenic homolog of Saccharomyces cerevisiae YNR047W (FPK1) and YCR091W (KIN82)): MDSSDASNSLQCQILSEDRNVSPQRADRQRSLSLSRLIPRSLRRPAAAIGIGKSTHEEYTGNETGTDEYGKVALDNNVVKEERELRDQDAAEGGEGFPSPVQKDGTRLASRIKTMFRGCRDVSVEAGGSEVTEDNSYATDQFATRLRSPLTPVQSSSEMANSCSRALIPPRADNDQLLRSSSANSQGTQMSGSVSASTLNVPKTRSARTNTVRGANPYFAYQGLPPHAVTLAPSDGTPASPDLVPPVANSLHTGAKECNNASNASLNNIKENEEVRTFNKNAPLDCRGPVADNADAMELGRSSVSPVNSFGLRRVASQPNDLGKKESTPSSYESSDEQVHHSAPVNPRIKILSGAEESNIPLPPYESNTGTEVQQHTQPKRSQRLRAKSFGNKFQEVVVGPQSFEKIRLLGQGDVGKVYLVREKKSDRLYALKIFGKAEMIKRKKIKRILAEQEILATSNHPFIVTLYHSFQTEDYLYLCMEYCMGGEFFRALQTRKTKCISEDDASFYASEVTAALEYLHLMGFIYRDLKPENILLHQSGHIMLSDFDLSVQAKGTKNPQVKGNAQSSLLDTKICSDGFRTNSFVGTEEYIAPEVIRGNGHTAAVDWWTLGILIYEMLFGFTPFKGDSTNQTFTNILKNDVVFPNNNEISRSCKDLIKKLLIKSEPKRLGSKFGASDIKKHQFFKSVQWSLLRNQEPPLIPVLTEDGYDFAKLSHKKDPKVNKPESVTRITKHTEVTKIQPLNSMEEQERIMFEEKVERDDVVSDNDPFHDFNSMSLMTLDNNSMIYGDNNSYGRITYTPNQNRSRSNSHRSFFKR; this comes from the coding sequence ATGGACTCATCTGATGCTTCGAATTCATTGCAATGTCAAATACTGAGTGAAGATCGCAATGTTTCTCCCCAAAGAGCTGACAGACAGAGAAGCTTGTCATTGTCAAGGTTGATTCCCCGCTCTCTAAGAAGACCGGCAGCTGCTATTGGTATTGGTAAGAGCACTCATGAGGAATATACAGGTAATGAAACAGGGACAGATGAATATGGAAAGGTAGCATTGGATAATAATGTTGTTAAGGAAGAGCGGGAATTACGTGATCAGGATGCTGCAGAAGGTGGTGAGGGATTTCCGTCACCAGTGCAAAAGGATGGGACTAGGTTAGCGTCAAGGATCAAAACCATGTTTAGGGGATGTCGTGATGTGAGTGTGGAAGCTGGTGGCAGTGAGGTGACGGAGGATAATTCATATGCGACGGATCAATTTGCAACCCGTTTGAGGTCCCCATTAACACCAGTGCAGTCTAGTTCGGAAATGGCTAATTCTTGCTCTAGAGCTCTTATTCCTCCACGGGCTGACAATGACCAGTTGCTGAGGTCTAGTTCAGCGAATTCGCAAGGAACCCAGATGTCTGGAAGTGTTTCCGCTAGCACTTTGAATGTTCCAAAGACGAGGTCTGCTAGGACGAATACAGTGCGGGGAGCAAACCCTTACTTCGCTTATCAGGGTCTTCCTCCACATGCAGTTACATTGGCCCCATCAGATGGTACTCCTGCTTCCCCAGATCTTGTACCTCCGGTCGCCAATTCTCTACATACCGGTGCGAAAGAATGTAACAATGCAAGCAACGCTTCATTGAATAATATCAAAGAAAATGAGGAAGTTAGAacttttaataaaaatgCACCTTTGGACTGTAGAGGGCCCGTCGCAGATAACGCTGACGCTATGGAATTGGGACGTTCATCTGTTTCTCCGGTGAACTCCTTTGGATTGAGGCGTGTTGCATCTCAACCTAATGACTTAGGAAAAAAGGAATCGACGCCGTCATCATATGAATCTAGCGATGAACAAGTACACCATTCTGCCCCTGTAAATCCGCGAATCAAGATTCTCTCTGGAGCGGAGGAAAGTAATATCCCTTTGCCTCCTTACGAGTCAAATACGGGGACGGAAGTTCAACAACATACGCAGCCAAAACGATCACAAAGACTAAGGGCCAAATCATTTGGCAACAAATTTCAAGAGGTGGTTGTGGGACCCCAATCATTTGAGAAAATTAGGCTTTTAGGCCAGGGAGACGTTGGTAAGGTATATTTGGTGAGAGAGAAGAAGTCCGATAGATTATATGCATTGAAGATTTTTGGTAAAGCAGAGATGATAAAAAGGAAGAAAATTAAGAGGATTCTTGCTGAGCAAGAGATTTTGGCTACGAGTAACCACCCCTTCATAGTTACTTTATACCATTCATTTCAAACCGAGGACTATCTGTACCTATGTATGGAATACTGTATGGGCGGTGAATTTTTTAGGGCCTTACAAACCAGAAAGACGAAATGCATATCAGAGGATGACGCCAGTTTTTATGCCAGTGAAGTGACTGCCGCGCTTGAATATTTGCATCTCATGGGTTTTATTTACCGTGACTTGAAACCTGAAAATATCCTATTGCATCAATCTGGTCATATAATGCTTTCGGACTTTGACTTGTCGGTCCAAGCTAAGGGTACTAAGAATCCGCAAGTGAAAGGTAACGCTCAATCCTCGCTTTTGGATACGAAGATATGTTCGGATGGGTTTAGAACTAATTCCTTTGTTGGAACCGAGGAATATATTGCACCAGAGGTTATCAGGGGAAATGGACATACAGCTGCTGTCGATTGGTGGACCTTAGGAATCCTAATTTACGAGATGTTGTTCGGTTTTACACCATTTAAAGGCGATAGCACGAATCAGACTTTTACCAACATATTAAAAAATGATGTGGTATTCCCAAACAATAATGAAATATCCCGTTCTTGCAAGGatttaattaaaaaacTACTTATCAAAAGTGAGCCTAAAAGATTGGGCTCAAAATTTGGAGCAAGTGATATCAAGAAGCACCAGTTTTTCAAAAGCGTGCAGTGGTCATTACTAAGAAACCAAGAGCCTCCTTTGATTCCTGTTTTGACTGAAGATGGTTATGATTTTGCGAAACTATCACATAAAAAAGATCCAAAAGTTAACAAACCAGAGTCGGTGACTCGTATAACTAAACATACTGAGGTTACTAAAATTCAACCATTAAATTCCATGGAAGAACAAGAGCGCATAATGTTTGAAGAAAAAGTTGAACGTGATGATGTAGTGTCAGATAATGACCCCTTCCATGATTTTAACTCAATGAGTCTCATGACATTGGATAATAATTCGATGATTTATGGAGACAATAACTCGTATGGAAGAATAACATACACGCCTAACCAAAACAGGTCGCGGAGTAACAGTCATAGGAGCTTTTTTAAGCGGTGA
- the MSH3 gene encoding mismatch repair protein MSH3 (Syntenic homolog of Ashbya gossypii ADR168C; Syntenic homolog of Saccharomyces cerevisiae YCR092C (MSH3)), whose product MLKQPTISKFFKRSVTNGGKRTPEEEAELVDLLDSDDSLLVKDDKDTGRENTTAAASIDDDSSCGHTVDSLGLNKRRPHSDGLSKYKFSKKQKLEGDEESKKGNFAARLDSILNARFSGSPGPEEEEEEVDEQTSKSTNSKSTKNKLTELDQQFKQLKLQNMDKILAVRVGYKYKFFAEDAVIVSQILQIKLVPGKLTIGETNPNDAKFKKFAYCTIPDMRLEVHLRRLMHHNLKVGIVEQTETFAIRKSAGSSGSIFSREVTNVFTRSTYGINEVFDSTERHILGDSTSVWGLVYEVQSNATKYSMVSVNLNSGEVIIDEFKDEKYTNDALDTRIVYLNPSEVITNKELDPKISQAFMNANPNVRFYQEEPDEDYKTSFKTQHSNIEITGRLFESLMLVRKYLAGFKNEKLLDLPERYQSFNSLTHMTLSANTVKNLDLFENSTDGNIKGSLLWTLDHTRTLFGYRCLKKWISQPLVNIDEINARLDAVQCIANEVDKIFIESLNNLLRDSQDLERILNRIAYGRTSRREVYLFLKQFSRIAGLFKSHQKFIEENVLASDGPIRRNSELLTKIFSELNAYWQSFPIPKLLSMINVDAALEKKDAEKAIVEYFNLNLYDDAEPIISKRRDIDSVIEELHEELKEIRSVLKRPMLNFKDEIDYLVEIRNTQLKTVPSDWVKISCTKMVSRFRTPTITKLVDKLKYHKDLLKNIAEEQYTNFLERIKHQYVELKSAIKHLATYDCILSLAAVSFNVNYVRPIFSDQKQLIKVKNGRNPIIESLDVNYVPNDISLSQDGNKVMIITGPNMGGKSSYIRQVALLVLMAQIGCYVPCEYAEFAIFDQIFTRIGAYDNLLRGESTFKIEMTEMLQILKACTPSSLLLLDEVGRGTGTHDGISLSHSILTYFIQLEADCPLVLFITHYPSLGRVRSKILGNYHMSYIEERRPNENWPSVIFLYKLKKGQAHDSYGLNVAKLANVPPQIINDAHKISEVMKRESELEDSIAVLNTVKKLLQNETPKSTRQNLIQDLMAMLDN is encoded by the coding sequence ATGTTGAAACAACCGACTATTAGTAAATTCTTTAAGCGTTCTGTTACAAATGGTGGAAAACGGACACCTGAAGAGGAAGCTGAGCTGGTGGATTTATTAGATTCTGATGACAGCTTGTTGGTTAAAGATGATAAGGATACAGGACGCGAAAATACAACTGCTGCCGCCTCtattgatgatgatagTTCTTGTGGCCATACTGTTGATAGTTTAGGTTTAAATAAAAGACGGCCTCATTCCGACGGGCTATCGAAATACAAATTCAGCAAGAAACAGAAGCTGGAAGGTGATGAAGAAAGTAAGAAGGGCAATTTTGCAGCTAGACTTGACTCTATACTAAATGCACGTTTTAGTGGCTCGCCGGGtccagaagaagaggaagaggaagTAGATGAGCAGACTTCTAAATCGACAAATAGTAAGTCAACTAAGAATAAGTTGACAGAATTGGACCAGCAATTCAAGCAGTTGAAACTGCAGAATATGGACAAGATTTTGGCGGTACGGGTTGGATATAAATACAAGTTTTTTGCTGAAGACGCTGTTATCGTGAGCCAAATTCTGCAAATCAAGCTGGTACCAGGTAAACTGACAATTGGCGAGACAAATCCTAATGACGCTAAATTTAAGAAATTTGCATACTGTACCATTCCAGATATGAGATTGGAGGTGCATCTAAGGCGACTAATGCATCACAATTTAAAGGTTGGAATTGTGGAACAGACGGAGACTTTCGCAATCCGGAAATCGGCTGGAAGTTCAGGCTCTATCTTTTCTCGAGAAGTCACGAACGTGTTCACGAGATCTACATATGGGATTAACGAGGTATTTGACTCCACTGAAAGGCATATACTTGGAGACTCAACCTCTGTATGGGGGTTGGTGTACGAAGTGCAATCGAATGCGACAAAGTATTCGATGGTAAGCGTAAATTTAAATAGTGGTGAGGTGATTATTGATGAGTTTAAAGATGAAAAATATACCAATGATGCTCTAGATACAAGGATAGTATACCTAAATCCCAGTGAAGTTATCACAAACAAGGAATTGGATCCGAAGATATCTCAGGCCTTCATGAATGCAAACCCAAATGTTCGGTTTTATCAGGAGGAACCAGACGAAGATTATAAAACTTCCTTTAAAACACAGCATAGTAATATAGAAATTACTGGACGTTTATTTGAATCACTAATGCTTGTCAGGAAATATCTGGCGGGGTTCAAGAATGAAAAACTACTTGACCTTCCGGAGCGTTACCAATCATTTAATTCACTAACCCACATGACGCTCTCTGCGAATACTGTTAAGAATCTCGATTTATTTGAAAACAGTACCGATGGAAATATAAAAGGCTCTTTGCTGTGGACTTTAGATCATACGAGGACATTATTTGGGTACAGATGCTTAAAGAAATGGATCTCTCAACCGTTGGTGAACATCGACGAAATAAACGCTAGACTGGATGCTGTCCAATGCATAGCAAATGAAGTTGACAAAATATTTATTGAATCGCTTAATAACTTATTGCGTGATAGTCAGGACCTAGAGCGTATCCTGAATAGAATAGCTTATGGCCGAACATCAAGGAGGGAAGTTTACCTTTTTTTAAAACAGTTCTCCAGAATTGCAGGCTTATTCAAATCTCATCAAAAATTTATTGAGGAAAATGTATTAGCATCTGATGGTCCGATCAGGAGAAACTCAGAGCTATTGACCAAGATTTTCAGCGAACTTAATGCTTACTGGCAATCGTTTCCGATCCCGAAGTTATTGTCAATGATAAATGTTGATGCTGCATTAGAAAAGAAAGATGCAGAGAAAGCAATTGTAGAATACTTCAACCTAAATTTATATGACGATGCAGAGCCTATTATTTCAAAAAGAAGGGATATTGACTCTGTAATTGAAGAGTTACACGAAGAACTAAAAGAAATTAGAAGCGTTTTAAAAAGACCCATGTTGAATTTTAAAGATGAAATAGATTATTTGGTAGAAATAAGAAATACTCAGCTTAAAACGGTACCTTCGGACTGGGTTAAGATCAGCTGTACAAAGATGGTCAGCAGATTTAGAACTCCAACAATTACGAAGTTGGTCGACAAACTCAAATATCACAAAGATTTATTGAAAAATATAGCAGAAGAACAGTACACAAATTTCTTGGAGAGGATTAAACATCAATATGTTGAATTAAAATCTGCCATAAAACACCTAGCGACTTATGATTGCATTTTATCACTTGCTGCAGTGTCCTTTAACGTCAATTACGTGAGGCCAATATTCAGTGACCAAAAGCAACTCATAAAGGTTAAGAATGGTAGAAACCCTATAATTGAATCCTTAGACGTTAATTATGTTCCTAACGATATATCTTTATCTCAGGATGGAAACAAAGTAATGATAATTACTGGGCCAAATATGGGCGGGAAATCGTCATATATTCGACAAGTTGCACTCCTAGTGTTAATGGCACAGATAGGTTGTTACGTGCCATGCGAATACGCGGAATTTGCAATATTCGATCAAATATTCACCCGAATTGGTGCATATGATAACTTACTACGTGGAGAATCAACCTTCAAGATCGAAATGACTGAAATGTTGCAAATACTGAAAGCTTGTACCCCTTCATCATTACTGTTGTTAGATGAAGTAGGCAGAGGTACTGGCACACATGATGGTATTAGTTTATCGCATTCAATCTTGACATATTTTATCCAATTGGAAGCCGACTGTCCTCTCGTGCTGTTTATAACGCATTATCCATCTCTAGGAAGAGTTAGGTCAAAAATTCTGGGTAATTACCATATGTCCTATATTGAAGAAAGGAGACCCAACGAGAATTGGCCAAGCGTTATATTCCTTTATAAACTGAAAAAAGGCCAAGCTCATGACTCTTACGGCTTAAATGTTGCCAAACTTGCCAATGTTCCACCTCAAATAATTAATGATGCTCACAAAATCTCTGAAGTCATGAAAAGGGAATCAGAGCTTGAAGATAGCATTGCTGTATTAAATACTGTAAAGAAGCTACTGCAAAACGAGACGCCTAAAAGTACTAGACAGAACTTAATTCAGGATTTAATGGCTATGTTAGACAACTAG